One segment of Rickettsiales bacterium Ac37b DNA contains the following:
- a CDS encoding S-adenosyl-L-homocysteine hydrolase has protein sequence MIKYENIYVRLPLLEYVANLMYKTNLENIHIIACQHVLPSTHLMLRSMFDLGLKPENCAVIGKCYSTSNLVIKHMRQEGIYVDNSSNYFDSHLSFDEQFQHNIHHFLREQITRMNLGKNDKVIIMDDGGELLLAANNLLSEYSNIYGVEQTSSGYNKLKNKELHFPVMNVARSKAKLNIESPMIIESSLNQLTNHLNELKLFPTTCLIVGNGILGSCLSKSLSLKYKVKCYDTITTLSDLEPTELNLSDYDLIIGTTGEVAISSSIYHLLKKGVILASISSSDREFDAVHLRKLLQPTNNCHNNVIVNNMYLLNSGFPINFYATEKDNIPLHNIQLTFALLLAGVCQVLNNDNLGFVRLEESLQNNITKKYIKLNNR, from the coding sequence ATGATTAAATATGAAAATATTTATGTAAGGTTGCCCTTACTCGAATATGTAGCCAATTTAATGTATAAAACAAATTTAGAAAATATACATATTATAGCTTGCCAACATGTTTTGCCTTCAACTCATTTAATGTTACGTTCAATGTTTGATTTAGGGCTTAAACCAGAAAATTGCGCAGTGATAGGTAAATGCTATTCTACCTCTAATTTAGTTATAAAGCATATGAGGCAAGAAGGAATATATGTAGATAATTCAAGTAATTATTTTGATAGCCACCTCTCATTTGATGAACAATTCCAACATAATATACATCATTTTTTACGTGAACAAATTACTCGCATGAATCTTGGTAAGAATGATAAAGTAATTATTATGGATGATGGAGGAGAATTGCTGCTAGCTGCTAATAATTTATTATCAGAATATTCGAATATCTATGGTGTAGAACAGACTTCTTCTGGATATAACAAATTAAAAAATAAGGAATTACACTTTCCAGTAATGAATGTAGCACGTTCTAAAGCAAAACTGAATATAGAATCTCCAATGATTATTGAATCTTCACTTAATCAACTAACTAATCATCTTAATGAATTAAAATTATTTCCTACCACTTGCCTTATAGTAGGTAATGGGATACTCGGTAGCTGTTTATCTAAGTCCTTATCTCTTAAATATAAGGTAAAATGCTATGACACTATTACAACATTAAGTGATTTAGAACCAACCGAATTAAATTTATCAGATTATGACTTAATTATAGGTACCACTGGAGAAGTAGCTATTTCTAGTTCTATATATCATCTTCTTAAAAAAGGAGTAATATTAGCTAGTATTTCTTCTTCTGATAGAGAATTTGACGCTGTTCACTTGCGTAAACTGCTTCAACCAACCAATAATTGCCATAATAATGTTATAGTAAATAATATGTATTTACTGAATTCCGGCTTTCCCATTAATTTTTATGCTACTGAGAAAGATAACATACCTTTACATAACATCCAGCTTACTTTTGCATTATTACTAGCTGGGGTATGTCAAGTTCTTAATAATGATAATCTAGGTTTTGTTAGACTAGAAGAAAGTTTGCAAAATAATATTACAAAAAAATATATAAAATTAAACAATAGGTAA
- a CDS encoding Sensor histidine kinase has translation MYSINIYNFAKKLFKNLHKRMVYNTKEAEPYLFSFGIVLFIGFLGFYFFNNFIAVPEGYDSLFMRCIVGLLALPFILKIHFLSKFKTFLPIYFHVTLLYCLPFFFSYLLFKNPNSYVWVVNGLLGLVILNLFVDWLSYSILVFLGVGLGWICFINTTYNHDLPPHMVGVLASYLAPMIYFVLFSYKKSAIYNEQKFRLEVTKELKDQLEQKVEERTLELQQALAAKTEFLNNMSHEIRTPMQGFTSLSEGLVEHWQVLEEQKKYELADKIASNAKRLSSLLSHLLDLSKFQAGKMRLSLEKIDLNLIITEMIEEAKTLYINGKQLQINFTPLKDAFILADKERIGQVLRNLFVNSIKFSPNNSTITVSLELSEITYDDQNKSEAYHFAIKDEGIGVPENELYTIFEVFVQSSKTKTKAGGTGLGLAICKEIIEAHHGEIWAENNQDQGATFNFVVPISQAKQVDGHKIIAENNVEIPTKPTTQTTKTTNILIIDDEDACLMSMELLLFGSGYNLHKAAGGYAGLEYLKEHFKEIDLILLDLMMPDIYGLNVLAEIKQDPALRKIPVILQTGSSDNAEIERAFTLGIFTYIKKPYQKQNVIAELAQALKVKHGA, from the coding sequence ATGTATTCTATAAATATATATAACTTTGCTAAAAAATTATTTAAAAATCTTCATAAAAGAATGGTTTATAATACCAAGGAAGCAGAGCCATATTTATTTAGCTTTGGCATAGTATTATTTATTGGCTTTTTAGGTTTTTATTTTTTTAACAATTTTATTGCTGTGCCTGAAGGATATGATAGTTTATTCATGAGATGTATAGTTGGGCTACTGGCGCTTCCATTTATCTTAAAAATACATTTCTTATCTAAATTTAAAACTTTTTTACCAATATATTTTCATGTCACCCTATTATATTGTTTACCATTTTTTTTCTCCTATCTACTATTTAAAAACCCTAATTCATATGTGTGGGTAGTTAATGGGTTGCTTGGGTTAGTAATATTAAACTTATTTGTGGATTGGTTATCATATTCTATATTGGTATTTCTAGGCGTAGGTCTTGGGTGGATTTGTTTTATTAATACAACTTATAATCATGATTTACCCCCACATATGGTAGGGGTGCTAGCAAGTTATCTAGCACCTATGATATATTTTGTTTTATTTTCTTATAAGAAATCTGCTATTTACAATGAACAAAAATTTCGATTAGAAGTTACCAAAGAACTTAAAGATCAACTGGAACAAAAAGTAGAGGAACGCACTCTCGAGCTTCAGCAAGCACTAGCCGCCAAGACAGAGTTCCTCAATAACATGAGTCATGAGATTAGGACGCCAATGCAAGGGTTTACTAGCTTATCTGAAGGGTTAGTAGAACATTGGCAAGTTTTGGAAGAGCAAAAAAAATATGAGTTAGCAGATAAAATTGCAAGCAATGCCAAAAGATTGTCTTCACTTCTCAGCCATCTCCTTGATCTTTCTAAGTTCCAAGCAGGAAAGATGAGGCTTAGTTTAGAGAAAATAGATTTAAACTTGATTATCACGGAAATGATTGAAGAGGCCAAAACTTTATATATTAATGGCAAGCAGCTGCAAATTAATTTCACTCCTTTAAAAGATGCCTTTATCCTAGCGGACAAAGAAAGAATTGGGCAGGTGCTTCGTAATTTATTTGTTAATAGCATCAAATTCAGCCCAAATAATTCTACCATCACTGTTTCGCTAGAGCTTTCTGAAATTACCTATGATGACCAAAATAAATCTGAAGCTTATCATTTTGCTATTAAAGATGAAGGAATTGGCGTTCCTGAAAATGAATTATATACTATCTTTGAGGTCTTTGTTCAAAGCAGTAAGACCAAAACAAAAGCAGGAGGAACCGGCCTTGGACTTGCGATATGCAAAGAAATTATCGAAGCTCATCATGGTGAAATTTGGGCAGAAAATAACCAAGACCAAGGTGCAACTTTTAATTTTGTTGTTCCAATATCGCAGGCCAAACAGGTGGATGGCCATAAAATTATTGCAGAAAATAATGTCGAAATACCTACAAAACCTACCACTCAAACTACTAAAACTACTAACATTTTAATAATAGATGATGAAGATGCCTGCCTAATGAGTATGGAATTACTGCTTTTTGGAAGTGGTTATAATCTCCATAAAGCAGCGGGAGGTTATGCTGGCCTTGAGTATTTAAAAGAACATTTTAAGGAAATAGATTTAATTTTACTTGATTTAATGATGCCAGATATTTATGGCTTAAATGTACTCGCTGAAATCAAGCAGGATCCAGCACTTAGAAAAATTCCAGTTATTTTACAGACTGGCTCTTCAGATAATGCCGAAATTGAAAGAGCATTCACACTTGGCATTTTTACCTATATCAAAAAACCTTATCAGAAACAGAATGTCATAGCTGAGCTTGCACAAGCTTTAAAGGTAAAACATGGCGCTTGA
- a CDS encoding Transposase — MRKEIFALYNKGVSRKDLAKLVGVSTSTIERCYHALYKSENKEFNSRLVPRVLGIDEHSFSKKQGFATTCCNLARDNIFDVVKGKSAKDLEDYLSKLEGREMVRVVCIDTRYRYHAIIRKWFPNAKIVADRFHVIRLVNYYFVKQAQMIDPETKHKRSYVKLLMMHKKNMTEEQSRRFKQYLEGHPAIRSIYEFKEKLINCLREKRKSKPSVKYDLIPVFLEAIKELKNSSFTLLQTLGKTLSEWKDERGRMWRFSRNNGITEGFHRKMKLIQRRTYGFKNFENYRLRVKVLCS, encoded by the coding sequence TTGAGAAAAGAAATCTTTGCCCTATATAATAAGGGTGTGTCTAGAAAAGATTTGGCCAAGCTAGTTGGAGTGAGTACCTCAACTATAGAGCGCTGCTACCATGCGCTTTATAAGTCAGAGAATAAGGAGTTTAACTCTCGTCTAGTCCCGCGAGTACTTGGCATTGATGAGCATTCTTTTTCGAAGAAGCAAGGATTTGCTACGACATGCTGTAATCTGGCAAGAGATAATATCTTTGATGTGGTTAAAGGCAAATCAGCAAAAGATTTAGAAGATTATCTAAGCAAACTAGAAGGTAGAGAAATGGTTAGAGTGGTCTGTATTGATACTCGTTACCGCTATCATGCAATTATTAGAAAATGGTTCCCCAATGCTAAGATCGTGGCTGACAGATTCCACGTGATTAGGTTGGTCAATTACTATTTTGTTAAGCAAGCGCAAATGATTGATCCTGAAACTAAACACAAGCGAAGTTATGTAAAACTACTTATGATGCATAAGAAAAATATGACAGAAGAACAATCAAGGAGGTTTAAACAATATTTAGAAGGTCATCCAGCAATCAGATCAATATATGAGTTTAAGGAGAAATTGATCAACTGCCTGCGTGAGAAACGCAAATCAAAGCCCAGTGTTAAATATGATCTGATCCCGGTATTTTTAGAAGCTATCAAAGAACTGAAAAATAGTAGCTTTACCTTATTACAAACTCTAGGTAAGACTTTAAGTGAGTGGAAAGATGAAAGAGGGCGAATGTGGAGATTTAGCAGAAATAATGGTATTACCGAAGGCTTTCATAGAAAAATGAAATTGATACAAAGACGTACTTATGGATTTAAGAATTTTGAAAATTATAGATTGCGAGTTAAAGTCTTATGTTCTTAA
- a CDS encoding Sensor histidine kinase gives MYSTFAKTYLLINWFKKMGLERKLTFILTILSVICGISTYSAATKTTNNMGPDPHIVISLVLIDLILLLALTILISRRLMGLWVNRQKHFDGSRLQTRIMIMFSLVSAVPTIIVATFSIMFFNYGIQSWFNARVSTALEESVAVADAYLKEHRDNIRADSLAMSKDLNRHVSDLLDDPVFFNHVLSDQSVYRSLTEALAFRGSDKKIIAKGYLSFALTFELEKLPEEYLERADTGEVVILTNEHDRVRALIKLDNFFDTYLLVGRPVDSQVLNHMQNTRGAVNEYIRLKSSISNLQIEFSFIFLLVSLLLTLAAMSIGILFASTIAKRINRLIITTEKVKAGDLSARVREEIYNDEITLLSKAFNNMTQKLEQQRTELIEASKQIDARRHFSETVIAGVSAGIIVLSKEQTITMINRSACNLLSTDTSVAYKQDFSTFCPEMAILLENIDKEINTLDNKEITIIRNNKKYILLARIVTEQLNNNIIGYIVTFDDVTDLITAQRSAAWTDIARRIAHEIKNPLTPIRLAAERIKRKYDKEVNDKELLAKYTNTIIRHVADIGGIVEEFVNFARMPAPIFTPSNICELINNTIFSRQCAVTNVLYVTELPILPIVINCDVNQIDRALTNIFKNAEESIESRLNSKEIEEGIIKINIISEKSYFIIDIIDNGAGFPEELLDRVTEPYVTNKTKGTGLGLAIVKKIIEDHNGTIKFSNLSTIGAKIQITLPYN, from the coding sequence ATGTATTCTACTTTTGCTAAGACATATCTTTTAATAAATTGGTTCAAAAAAATGGGGTTAGAACGTAAACTCACATTTATACTGACTATTTTATCCGTTATATGCGGTATATCCACTTATAGTGCTGCCACTAAAACAACGAATAATATGGGGCCGGATCCACACATTGTAATTAGTTTGGTATTAATAGATTTAATTTTATTACTTGCTCTAACTATTCTCATTAGCCGCCGTTTAATGGGATTATGGGTGAATAGACAGAAACATTTTGATGGTTCTCGTCTACAAACTCGTATTATGATTATGTTTAGCCTAGTTTCTGCAGTACCTACAATTATAGTTGCAACTTTTTCTATAATGTTTTTCAATTATGGTATTCAATCTTGGTTTAATGCTAGAGTAAGTACTGCTCTTGAAGAATCAGTAGCTGTTGCAGATGCATATTTAAAGGAGCATCGTGATAATATTAGAGCAGATTCTTTGGCCATGTCTAAAGATTTAAATAGACACGTTTCTGATCTTCTTGATGATCCAGTCTTTTTTAATCATGTTTTAAGTGATCAGTCTGTATATCGTTCACTTACAGAAGCATTAGCATTCCGAGGAAGTGATAAAAAAATTATAGCCAAAGGTTATTTAAGTTTTGCCTTAACTTTTGAATTAGAAAAATTACCTGAAGAATATTTAGAGCGTGCAGATACAGGAGAAGTAGTTATATTAACTAATGAACATGATCGTGTTAGAGCTCTAATTAAGTTAGACAATTTTTTTGATACCTATCTACTGGTTGGGCGTCCTGTAGATAGTCAAGTTTTAAATCATATGCAAAATACTCGCGGCGCTGTAAATGAGTATATACGTTTAAAATCTAGTATTTCAAATTTACAAATTGAATTTTCATTTATATTTCTATTAGTCTCATTATTACTTACACTTGCTGCAATGTCTATAGGGATATTATTTGCCTCTACGATTGCTAAACGTATCAATCGTCTTATTATCACTACAGAAAAAGTAAAAGCTGGTGATCTATCCGCGCGCGTTAGAGAAGAAATATATAATGATGAAATTACCTTGCTTAGTAAAGCTTTTAATAATATGACTCAAAAACTTGAACAACAACGTACAGAATTGATAGAAGCGAGTAAGCAAATAGATGCAAGACGTCATTTCAGTGAAACTGTGATAGCAGGGGTTTCGGCTGGTATTATTGTGTTATCTAAAGAGCAAACAATTACTATGATTAATCGTTCTGCTTGTAATTTACTATCAACAGATACGTCTGTGGCATATAAACAAGATTTTTCTACTTTCTGCCCTGAAATGGCTATTTTATTAGAGAATATAGACAAGGAAATTAATACATTAGATAATAAAGAAATAACAATTATACGTAATAATAAAAAATATATATTACTTGCACGTATTGTTACAGAACAACTTAATAATAATATTATTGGTTATATAGTAACATTTGATGATGTAACAGATCTCATTACAGCGCAGCGTAGCGCTGCTTGGACAGATATTGCAAGGCGTATCGCACATGAGATCAAAAATCCTCTTACACCTATTAGGCTTGCTGCTGAGCGTATTAAAAGAAAATATGATAAAGAAGTAAATGATAAAGAATTATTAGCTAAATATACTAATACAATTATAAGGCATGTGGCTGATATAGGTGGTATTGTAGAAGAATTTGTTAATTTTGCACGCATGCCAGCGCCAATTTTTACTCCTAGCAACATATGCGAACTTATTAATAATACTATTTTTTCTAGGCAATGTGCTGTAACAAATGTTTTATATGTTACGGAATTACCAATATTACCTATAGTTATTAATTGTGATGTTAATCAAATTGATCGAGCTTTAACTAATATTTTTAAAAATGCTGAAGAATCAATAGAAAGTAGGCTTAATAGTAAAGAAATAGAAGAGGGGATTATTAAGATAAACATTATTTCAGAAAAAAGTTACTTTATTATAGATATTATTGATAATGGTGCTGGTTTTCCAGAAGAATTGTTAGATAGAGTAACTGAGCCGTATGTAACCAATAAAACCAAAGGTACGGGGCTTGGCCTTGCAATAGTAAAAAAAATTATTGAAGATCATAATGGTACTATAAAATTTTCGAATTTATCTACGATTGGAGCAAAAATTCAAATTACTTTACCATATAACTAA